One Euphorbia lathyris chromosome 1, ddEupLath1.1, whole genome shotgun sequence DNA segment encodes these proteins:
- the LOC136206753 gene encoding vacuolar-sorting receptor 6-like, protein MALLKQVVCCFVVVALGWSFVSARFVVEKSSVSVLSPLNLRAKHDSAIGNFGTPDYGGFMVGSAMYPDKGALGCQPFDGDKPFKSKTPRPTILLLDRGECYFSLKAWNAQKGGAAAVLVIDSMDEPLITMDSPEASGNSDEYVENIEIPSALIERSFGESLKEALKSGEDVVIKLDWRESVPHPDNRVEYQLWTNSNDECGTRCDEQMEFVKSFKGHAQILEKKGYTLFTPHYITWYCPKEFLLSNQCKSQCINNGRYCAPDPEQDFGEGYEGKDVVIENLRQLCVHRVANESGRSWVWWDYVTDFHIRCSMQKKRYSKECAKDVLGSLDLPIEKIEKCMGNPDDDVDNQVLKTEQELQVGQGSRGDITILPTLIINDVQYRGKLERSVVLKAICAGFKETTDPPICLTSGLETNECLERNGGCWEDKHSNVTACKDTFRGRVCECPVVNGIQYKGDGYSSCEAFGPARCSISNGGCWSEEKDGLSFSACSESQVSGCECPKGFKGDGRDKCEDINECAERTACQCDGCSCKNSWGGYECKCKGDLLYIKEQDVCIERNGSKFGWFLTLVLVAAVAAAGLAGYLFYKYRLRTYMDSEIMSIMSQYMPLDNHHQTEIPTEAQPLRSGTSV, encoded by the exons TGTTGTTTTGTGGTAGTAGCTTTAGGTTGGAGCTTTGTTAGTGCTCGGTTTGTGGTAGAAAAAAGTAGTGTAAGTGTGCTTTCTCCTTTGAATTTGAGAGCTAAACATGACAGTGCAATTGGAAACTTTGGAACGCCTGATTATGGTGGTTTCATGGTCGGTTCTGCTATGTATCCAGATAAAGGAGCTCTTGGTTGTCAGCCTTTTGATGGTGATAAACCTTTCAAGTCCAAGACTCCCCGTCCTACCATTCTACTTCTTGACCGCGGAg AATGCTATTTTTCATTGAAAGCATGGAATGCACAGAAGGGTGGAGCAGCAGCAGTATTAGTGATTGACAGCATGGATGAGCCACTAATAACAATGGACTCTCCTGAAGCAAGCGGCAACTCAGACGAGTATGTAGAGAACATTGAAATCCCATCAGCATTAATAGAGAGAAGCTTTGGAGAGAGTTTGAAGGAAGCTTTGAAGAGTGGAGAAGATGTTGTGATCAAGTTAGACTGGAGAGAATCAGTTCCTCATCCTGACAACAGAGTTGAGTATCAACTCTGGACGAACAGCAATGACGAATGTGGGACTAGATGCGACGAGCAGATGGAATTTGTCAAGAGTTTCAAAGGTCATGCTCAGATACTAGAGAAAAAGGGCTATACATTGTTCACTCCACACTACATTACTTGGTATTGTCCAAAGGAATTTCTTCTTAGCAACCAATGCAAGTCACAGTGTATAAACAACGGGAGATACTGCGCACCTGACCCCGAACAGGACTTTGGAGAGGGGTATGAAGGGAAAGATGTGGTGATTGAGAATTTGAGACAACTTTGTGTTCATAGAGTTGCGAATGAAAGCGGTAGATCTTGGGTTTGGTGGGATTATGTTACAGATTTCCATATCAGATGTTCAATGCAGAAGAAGCGGTATAGCAAAGAATGTGCTAAAGATGTTCTCGGATCACTCG ATCTTCCCATTGAAAAGATTGAAAAGTGTATGGGCAATCCTGATGATGATGTAGATAATCAAGTGTTGAAAACTGAGCAAGAACTTCAG GTTGGACAAGGATCTCGAGGCGATATTACCATTTTGCCAACATTGATTATTAATGATGTTCAATATCGAG GAAAATTGGAGAGAAGTGTTGTGCTGAAGGCCATATGTGCTGGATTCAAGGAGACCACTGATCCTCCAATCTGTTTAACTTCAG GTCTCGAGACCAACGAGTGCCTTGAAAGGAATGGGGGTTGCTGGGAGGACAAACATTCTAATGTAACTGCCTGCAAG gaCACATTTAGGGGGAGAGTATGCGAATGTCCGGTTGTGAATGGCATACAATACAAGGGAGATGGTTACTCATCTTGTGAAG CTTTTGGACCTGCAAGATGTTCCATTAGCAATGGAGGATGCTGGTCAGAAGAAAAAGACGGATTATCTTTCTCTGCCTGTTCA GAGTCCCAGGTATCTGGCTGTGAATGCCCGAAAGGCTTTAAAGGGGACGGGCGAGACAAGTGTGAAG ATATCAACGAATGCGCGGAACGGACAGCTTGTCAATGTGATGGATGCTCCTGTAAGAACAGTTGGGGAGGATATGAATGCAAGTGCAAAGGAGATCTCCTTTATATAAAGGAACAAGATGTTTGTATTG AAAGAAATGGGTCGAAATTCGGATGGTTTCTAACCTTGGTGCTCGTAGCAGCCGTGGCAGCAGCTGGTCTTGCTGGCTATTTATTCTACAAATACCGGCTTCGG ACTTACATGGACTCAGAGATAATGTCTATAATGTCACAGTACATGCCACTTGACAACCATCACCAGACTGAAATTCCGACGGAAGCTCAGCCTCTGCGGTCCGGAACATCTGTATAA